The following proteins come from a genomic window of Ictalurus furcatus strain D&B chromosome 14, Billie_1.0, whole genome shotgun sequence:
- the eva1bb gene encoding eva-1 homolog Bb has product MNPVRKDMELLSNSMATYAHIKENTESFALYFMLGVCFGLLLALTLLILGFACRPRRNAVKKPPSPDRKRLKESSEEDEEERPDKSDEEEEVPDVTVAPVSEQSQSNGTFMSMNVFSSADELERARRLEERERIVREIWRNGQPDILVTGTGTLGRVHYH; this is encoded by the exons ATGAATCCTGTGAGGAAGGACATGGAACTGCTGAGCAACAGCATGGCCACCTACGCTCACATTAAAG AGAACACGGAGAGCTTCGCGCTGTACTTCATGCTGGGCGTCTGTTTCGGTCTGCTCCTGGCTCTGACGCTCCTCATCCTGGGCTTCGCCTGCAGGCCTAGAAGAAACGCCGTGAAGAAACCTCCCTCCCCTGACAGGAAACGTCTCAAAGAGTCCAGCGAGGAAGACGAGGAAGAACGACCGGACAAGAGCGACGAGGAGGAAGAGGTACCCGACGTCACCGTAGCGCCCGTGAGCGAGCAGAGCCAATCCAACGGGACCTTCATGAGCATGAACGTGTTCTCCTCGGCTGACGAGCTGGAGCGAGCTCGCCGTTTAGAAGAGCGCGAACGCATCGTCAGAGAAATCTGGAGAAACGGACAGCCGGATATCCTAGTCACCGGGACGGGTACGCTCGGACGGGTGCACTATCACTAG